The Puntigrus tetrazona isolate hp1 chromosome 3, ASM1883169v1, whole genome shotgun sequence genome contains a region encoding:
- the nup85 gene encoding nuclear pore complex protein Nup85 isoform X1, with protein sequence MEEVDVEPSTTLIPGAGFHQKHLGFEWGPGDMLVYETSHKLQGPRSAGCPLVHVVRKDEDICSPILRKLFNESHLIFVGLQKTKEDAPSKNKKSQFVSISKNYRSVIRACMEELQQNAVSARDGSLASQYGDQVSILLAVELIWNLCEVLFIDAAPAGSLLLHLLDWVRLHKSDVDSRAREVLGSDSPAEHQSYWDVVISLVLQGRMDEARQVLSKQASLRAESSSVFKRMDGLLQTMPMFNPTGSQTLTEFDVKWRHWHEECDRCLQDNTFASNRHLETVCKVLVGDEDTLLEQKELLSTWYHFLVTRLLFTHPTIKPPELHYYAQSSMNMFLGPRASPEPLDIILLSAFEFDLHQVIKDCSIALNNWWFVAHLTDLLDHCKLLQSHNLHFGSNLREFLVLEYASGLFTHHSLWQLAVDYFDHCPEFGRVYLELQIERVPLDTGRKAVKVLRICEDRQMSEQVRSICKIMSKRALRNNRLGSALSWSIRAKDAAFATLISERFLQDYSNKGSFADLDLLDNLGPAMLLSDRLTFLGKYREFHRLYGEKRFSEAARLLLSLMTARIAPRSLWMTLLTDALPLLEQKEVIFSVDQTYELMSCLEELNSGTKDSNQTDQVQIIQNIRGKRISCELACHFLLRFRMKILSPRRRSSCDWLWPVTSPWPS encoded by the exons ATGGAGGAGGTGGATGTAGAGCCCAGTACCACG CTCATTCCCGGCGCTGGGTTTCATCAGAAGCACCTGGGCTTCGAATGGGGTCCCGGAGATATGTTAGTGTATGAGACGAGCCACAAACTGCAAG GTCCGAGGTCCGCCGGCTGCCCGCTCGTTCACGTCGTGAGGAAAGACGAAGACATCTGCTCTCCCATCCTGCGCAAGCTCTTCAACGAGTCCCACCTCATCTTCGTAGGGCTGCAGAAAACCAAAGAGGACGCGCCCAGCAAAAACAAGAAGTCGCA GTTTGTGAGCATCAGCAAGAACTACAGGTCTGTGATCAGAGCGTGCATGGAGGAGCTGCAGCAGAACGCAG TTTCAGCACGAGACGGCTCTTTAGCATCGCAGTATGGAGATCAG GTCTCTATTCTCCTGGCCGTCGAGCTCATATGGAACTTGTGCGAGGTCCTCTTCATCGACGCCGCTCCAG CCGGGTCTCTGCTGCTGCACCTGCTGGACTGGGTGCGTCTGCACAAGTCGGACGTGGACTCGAGAGCGAGGGAGGTGTTAGGGAGCGACAGCCCCGCCGAGCATCAGTCCTACTGGGACGTG gtcATCAGTTTAGTCCTGCAGGGCCGAATGGATGAAGCTCGTCAGGTGCTCTCCAAACAGGCGTCTCTGCGAGCCGAGAGCAGCTCTGTGTTCAAACGCATGGACGGCCTGCTTCAGACCATGCCCATGTTTAAC CCCACAGGAAGTCAAACGCTGACCGAGTTTGACGTCAAATGGAGACACTGGCACGAGGAGTGTGACCGCTGTCTCCAAGACAACACCTTCGCTAGCAACCGTCACCTGGAGACCGTCTGCAAG gTCCTGGTCGGGGATGAGGACACGTTACTGGAGCAGAAGGAGCTGCTGAGCACCTGGTATCACTTCCTGGTCACACGGCTGCTCTTCACTCACCCCACCATCAAACCGCCGGAGCTGCACTACTACGCTCAA TCGAGCATGAACATGTTTCTGGGTCCGCGGGCGTCTCCGGAGCCTCTGGACATCATCCTGCTGTCGGCCTTCGAGTTCGACCTGCATCAGGTGATCAAGGACTGCAG CATCGCGCTCAATAACTGGTGGTTCGTGGCTCATCTGACAGACCTGCTGGACCACTGCAAACTTCTGCAGTCACACAACCTCCA ttttgggTCTAATCTGCGTGAGTTTCTGGTCTTGGAGTACGCCTCGGGTCTCTTCACACATCACAG tctgTGGCAGCTGGCGGTGGATTACTTCGATCACTGTCCCGAGTTCGGTCGTGTGTATCTGGAGCTGCAGATCGAGAGAGTCCCGCTCGACACCGGGCGCAAAGCCGTTAAAGTCCTGCGGATCTGTGAGGACAGACAGATGAGTGAACAGG tgcgCAGCATCTGTAAGATCATGTCTAAGCGGGCTCTGAGGAACAACAGACTGGGATCTGCTCTGTCCTGGAGCATCAGGGCCAAAGACGCAGCGTTCGCTACACTCATCTCTGAGAG GTTTCTTCAGGATTACAGTAACAAAGGCTCCTTCGCGGATCTGGATTTGTTGGATAATCTGGGTCCTGCCATGCTGCTCAGTGACAGACTGACGTTTTTAG GAAAGTACCGTGAGTTTCACAGGCTTTACGGCGAGAAGCGTTTCTCCGAGGCGGCCCGACTGCTGCTGTCCCTCATGACGGCGAGGATCGCCCCGCGCAGCCTGTGGATGACCCTGCTGACCGACGCGCTGCCGCTGCTGGAGCAGAAAGAG gTGATCTTCTCGGTGGATCAGACGTATGAGCTCATGTCCTGTCTGGAGGAGCTGAACTCTGGGACCAAAGACTCGAACCAGACAGACCAGGTACAAATCATCCAGAACATCCGAGGGAAGCGTATTAGTTGTGAATTAGCATGTCATTTTCTGCTGCGTTTCAGGATGAAGATTTTGAGTCCACGAAGACGGAGCTCCTGCGACTGGCTCTGGCCCGTAACCTCGCCATGGCCATCGTGA
- the nup85 gene encoding nuclear pore complex protein Nup85 isoform X2: MEEVDVEPSTTLIPGAGFHQKHLGFEWGPGDMLVYETSHKLQGPRSAGCPLVHVVRKDEDICSPILRKLFNESHLIFVGLQKTKEDAPSKNKKSQFVSISKNYRSVIRACMEELQQNAVSARDGSLASQYGDQVSILLAVELIWNLCEVLFIDAAPAGSLLLHLLDWVRLHKSDVDSRAREVLGSDSPAEHQSYWDVVISLVLQGRMDEARQVLSKQASLRAESSSVFKRMDGLLQTMPMFNPTGSQTLTEFDVKWRHWHEECDRCLQDNTFASNRHLETVCKVLVGDEDTLLEQKELLSTWYHFLVTRLLFTHPTIKPPELHYYAQSSMNMFLGPRASPEPLDIILLSAFEFDLHQVIKDCSIALNNWWFVAHLTDLLDHCKLLQSHNLHFGSNLREFLVLEYASGLFTHHSLWQLAVDYFDHCPEFGRVYLELQIERVPLDTGRKAVKVLRICEDRQMSEQVRSICKIMSKRALRNNRLGSALSWSIRAKDAAFATLISERFLQDYSNKGSFADLDLLDNLGPAMLLSDRLTFLGKYREFHRLYGEKRFSEAARLLLSLMTARIAPRSLWMTLLTDALPLLEQKEVIFSVDQTYELMSCLEELNSGTKDSNQTDQDEDFESTKTELLRLALARNLAMAIVKEGTTET; this comes from the exons ATGGAGGAGGTGGATGTAGAGCCCAGTACCACG CTCATTCCCGGCGCTGGGTTTCATCAGAAGCACCTGGGCTTCGAATGGGGTCCCGGAGATATGTTAGTGTATGAGACGAGCCACAAACTGCAAG GTCCGAGGTCCGCCGGCTGCCCGCTCGTTCACGTCGTGAGGAAAGACGAAGACATCTGCTCTCCCATCCTGCGCAAGCTCTTCAACGAGTCCCACCTCATCTTCGTAGGGCTGCAGAAAACCAAAGAGGACGCGCCCAGCAAAAACAAGAAGTCGCA GTTTGTGAGCATCAGCAAGAACTACAGGTCTGTGATCAGAGCGTGCATGGAGGAGCTGCAGCAGAACGCAG TTTCAGCACGAGACGGCTCTTTAGCATCGCAGTATGGAGATCAG GTCTCTATTCTCCTGGCCGTCGAGCTCATATGGAACTTGTGCGAGGTCCTCTTCATCGACGCCGCTCCAG CCGGGTCTCTGCTGCTGCACCTGCTGGACTGGGTGCGTCTGCACAAGTCGGACGTGGACTCGAGAGCGAGGGAGGTGTTAGGGAGCGACAGCCCCGCCGAGCATCAGTCCTACTGGGACGTG gtcATCAGTTTAGTCCTGCAGGGCCGAATGGATGAAGCTCGTCAGGTGCTCTCCAAACAGGCGTCTCTGCGAGCCGAGAGCAGCTCTGTGTTCAAACGCATGGACGGCCTGCTTCAGACCATGCCCATGTTTAAC CCCACAGGAAGTCAAACGCTGACCGAGTTTGACGTCAAATGGAGACACTGGCACGAGGAGTGTGACCGCTGTCTCCAAGACAACACCTTCGCTAGCAACCGTCACCTGGAGACCGTCTGCAAG gTCCTGGTCGGGGATGAGGACACGTTACTGGAGCAGAAGGAGCTGCTGAGCACCTGGTATCACTTCCTGGTCACACGGCTGCTCTTCACTCACCCCACCATCAAACCGCCGGAGCTGCACTACTACGCTCAA TCGAGCATGAACATGTTTCTGGGTCCGCGGGCGTCTCCGGAGCCTCTGGACATCATCCTGCTGTCGGCCTTCGAGTTCGACCTGCATCAGGTGATCAAGGACTGCAG CATCGCGCTCAATAACTGGTGGTTCGTGGCTCATCTGACAGACCTGCTGGACCACTGCAAACTTCTGCAGTCACACAACCTCCA ttttgggTCTAATCTGCGTGAGTTTCTGGTCTTGGAGTACGCCTCGGGTCTCTTCACACATCACAG tctgTGGCAGCTGGCGGTGGATTACTTCGATCACTGTCCCGAGTTCGGTCGTGTGTATCTGGAGCTGCAGATCGAGAGAGTCCCGCTCGACACCGGGCGCAAAGCCGTTAAAGTCCTGCGGATCTGTGAGGACAGACAGATGAGTGAACAGG tgcgCAGCATCTGTAAGATCATGTCTAAGCGGGCTCTGAGGAACAACAGACTGGGATCTGCTCTGTCCTGGAGCATCAGGGCCAAAGACGCAGCGTTCGCTACACTCATCTCTGAGAG GTTTCTTCAGGATTACAGTAACAAAGGCTCCTTCGCGGATCTGGATTTGTTGGATAATCTGGGTCCTGCCATGCTGCTCAGTGACAGACTGACGTTTTTAG GAAAGTACCGTGAGTTTCACAGGCTTTACGGCGAGAAGCGTTTCTCCGAGGCGGCCCGACTGCTGCTGTCCCTCATGACGGCGAGGATCGCCCCGCGCAGCCTGTGGATGACCCTGCTGACCGACGCGCTGCCGCTGCTGGAGCAGAAAGAG gTGATCTTCTCGGTGGATCAGACGTATGAGCTCATGTCCTGTCTGGAGGAGCTGAACTCTGGGACCAAAGACTCGAACCAGACAGACCAG GATGAAGATTTTGAGTCCACGAAGACGGAGCTCCTGCGACTGGCTCTGGCCCGTAACCTCGCCATGGCCATCGTGAAAGAGGGAACAACAGAAACATGA